A genomic region of Sulfobacillus acidophilus DSM 10332 contains the following coding sequences:
- a CDS encoding prophage antirepressor (PFAM: BRO family, N-terminal domain~COGs: COG3617 Prophage antirepressor~InterPro IPR003497~KEGG: dvm:DvMF_1645 prophage antirepressor~PFAM: BRO, N-terminal~SPTR: Putative uncharacterized protein), producing MANQASPPNPIKVLSAQFEAQNVDFYEIDGDIWLTRDQIGRALGYTDPRNAIFKIHQRHSERLDKFSGVVNLSTPGGPQSTVIYSMRGVYEICRYSEQPQAHAFFDWVWDVLETLRLKGYYALSNHVATVSSISSQDIHQLQRLIAELRTAIAQSPMLTETPLRLTVQEVWPDAPNVVHDWVLPTERWIIREDGIYGRKRPYETVWGHPILITGMRPGQVELTFRDLHRSWESRWVRQTQALTPHGVIGLTNVGLLVGNPSPAARWLERQMVMNLSRLTAQGLSGPEDNSPLDTILPRSANEWNEMYWAWRWILRHPQTHERLKRLLDAWPTDFGDFRSALDDLEVRPRADRVNPEVFHKIQQQFQRKE from the coding sequence ATGGCAAATCAAGCATCACCCCCGAACCCCATCAAAGTGTTGTCGGCGCAATTTGAGGCTCAGAACGTGGATTTTTATGAGATCGATGGCGACATTTGGCTTACGCGGGACCAAATTGGGCGGGCATTGGGTTATACTGACCCCCGAAATGCCATTTTTAAAATTCATCAACGTCATTCTGAGCGTCTGGATAAGTTTTCAGGGGTGGTCAATTTGTCCACCCCTGGTGGACCACAATCCACGGTCATTTATTCCATGCGTGGCGTTTATGAAATTTGTCGCTACAGTGAACAACCCCAAGCCCACGCCTTTTTTGATTGGGTATGGGATGTGCTCGAGACATTGCGCCTCAAAGGATATTATGCCCTCTCGAATCATGTCGCAACTGTTTCTTCGATATCGTCTCAAGATATCCACCAGCTTCAGCGCCTCATTGCCGAATTGCGAACAGCCATCGCGCAATCACCCATGCTCACGGAAACGCCCCTGCGTTTAACCGTCCAAGAGGTCTGGCCGGATGCCCCGAATGTAGTGCATGATTGGGTTTTGCCTACTGAACGATGGATTATTCGGGAAGACGGGATCTATGGGCGCAAACGCCCGTATGAAACGGTTTGGGGTCATCCCATTTTGATTACGGGAATGCGTCCGGGCCAGGTAGAGCTAACATTTCGCGACCTCCATCGGTCTTGGGAATCGCGCTGGGTTCGTCAAACCCAAGCACTCACGCCGCATGGCGTGATCGGGCTGACGAATGTCGGACTGCTGGTCGGCAATCCATCGCCGGCAGCTCGGTGGTTGGAACGCCAAATGGTGATGAACTTGTCTCGGTTGACTGCTCAGGGCTTATCTGGACCCGAAGATAATTCGCCTCTCGACACCATTCTGCCTCGTTCGGCCAATGAATGGAACGAAATGTATTGGGCCTGGCGCTGGATTTTGCGCCATCCGCAAACGCATGAACGCCTTAAACGGTTATTAGATGCTTGGCCGACAGATTTTGGAGATTTTCGGAGCGCATTAGATGATCTTGAAGTCCGTCCGCGGGCTGACCGGGTAAATCCGGAAGTGTTTCACAAGATTCAACAACAATTTCAGAGGAAGGAATGA
- a CDS encoding SMF family protein (PFAM: DNA recombination-mediator protein A~COGs: COG0758 Rossmann fold nucleotide-binding protein involved in DNA uptake~InterPro IPR003488~KEGG: azo:azo0097 putative DNA processing protein DrpA~PFAM: DNA recombination-mediator protein A~SPTR: DNA protecting protein DprA), which produces MVWTGSVDGLRDRPWIAVIGPRSASPALQRIAFRLAARLVQQGKVVVSGLADGIDAAAHRGALSVPEGRTVAVVSTAPDEPIYPPGHVDLARQIVMQGGAIGHPFVQPATSWAHRKWRLIERDLVVAERVTGIYVVTEDDPIDDGSRWAVARAYELERPVVRIDASGRLWPHPAIVSAVWTAPRESCDREN; this is translated from the coding sequence ATGGTGTGGACGGGTTCGGTGGATGGCTTACGAGATCGTCCGTGGATTGCCGTGATTGGCCCCCGGTCCGCTTCTCCGGCCTTGCAACGCATCGCCTTTCGACTGGCGGCCCGATTGGTTCAGCAAGGCAAAGTGGTGGTCTCGGGCTTGGCCGACGGGATTGATGCTGCGGCTCATCGTGGGGCGTTGTCCGTGCCGGAAGGCCGGACGGTGGCCGTAGTCTCGACCGCGCCCGATGAACCGATTTATCCGCCTGGACACGTCGATTTGGCGCGACAGATTGTGATGCAGGGGGGTGCAATCGGCCACCCCTTCGTCCAGCCGGCCACATCATGGGCGCATCGCAAATGGCGGCTTATCGAACGGGATTTGGTGGTGGCGGAGAGGGTGACGGGGATCTATGTCGTCACGGAGGACGATCCCATTGACGACGGCAGCCGCTGGGCCGTGGCGCGGGCCTATGAGCTTGAGCGGCCGGTGGTGCGGATCGATGCATCCGGCCGCTTGTGGCCGCATCCGGCGATTGTGTCGGCCGTGTGGACGGCTCCTCGCGAATCGTGTGATCGAGAAAATTAA
- a CDS encoding transposase (IS4 family protein) (COGs: COG5421 Transposase~KEGG: dae:Dtox_1862 transposase (IS4 family protein)~SPTR: Transposase (IS4 family protein)) codes for MNMTIQEPTSRIVGAAPLFRQMADEIGLVRLINGMVRWDPRQSAISPGERILVLVLDVLTGKTPLYRVWQRLTTTDVEILVGAGRRPDDFTDDSLGRALDKLARAEPAKIFGTIAAAAYAAEGLTLGTGHWDSTSRSVYGDFADTRGTTVHPAYGHSKDHRPDLKQVLMTLFVNREGVPLFGTVESGHRSDKTLNGEMIDRLTTALDPAQLQQLTYVADSAVVTGPNLARLAETGIRFISRCPDTFAAAGAAKAAAWAADDWEPMGAIAQRGNAAEYAASEQWGIIGDHPYRLVVYRSRTPDPRHARTLDRDIEQQRRGLEQAADSVREQEFACEADAQQALEYWLETTPRPWHHVSGEVVAETRQARPGRPRKDPAPGEIRTIWRVRITIGAVDAARRQQELEWRNTFVLITTVSAEVLPPAALLAEYKGQVHVERHFHFLKDPLFVDALYVKKPERVEALGYVLLLACLLYSLVERRVRAAQVAIPSPSRRVLKNPTGHEIVRHLESLLVTRDATGKRTVALPSILHATLVAILDALQMPITVFTEPPLREPPRG; via the coding sequence ATGAACATGACGATACAAGAACCGACGAGTCGCATCGTTGGCGCGGCGCCCCTGTTTCGCCAGATGGCGGATGAGATTGGGTTGGTCCGCCTCATCAACGGCATGGTGCGGTGGGACCCGCGCCAAAGCGCGATATCTCCTGGTGAACGCATCCTGGTCTTAGTGCTGGATGTGTTGACCGGCAAGACGCCGCTGTATCGGGTCTGGCAGCGGCTGACGACCACCGACGTGGAAATTCTGGTGGGTGCCGGACGGCGCCCGGATGACTTCACCGATGATAGCTTGGGACGGGCCTTGGATAAATTGGCGCGGGCGGAGCCCGCGAAAATCTTTGGGACCATCGCGGCAGCGGCTTACGCCGCAGAGGGATTGACTCTGGGAACCGGTCATTGGGACAGTACATCGCGGTCGGTTTATGGCGATTTTGCTGACACCCGAGGCACGACGGTGCACCCCGCGTACGGGCATTCCAAGGATCATCGTCCCGATTTGAAACAAGTGCTCATGACCTTGTTTGTCAATCGCGAGGGTGTCCCGCTATTCGGCACCGTGGAGTCGGGCCACCGCTCCGACAAAACCCTGAATGGGGAGATGATTGATCGCCTCACGACGGCCCTCGATCCCGCCCAACTCCAGCAACTCACCTATGTGGCGGATTCGGCGGTCGTGACGGGTCCCAATTTGGCGCGATTAGCCGAAACGGGCATCCGCTTTATCTCGCGGTGTCCCGACACGTTTGCCGCGGCCGGCGCGGCAAAAGCGGCCGCTTGGGCGGCCGATGACTGGGAACCCATGGGGGCCATTGCGCAACGAGGCAACGCGGCTGAATACGCCGCCTCCGAGCAATGGGGCATCATCGGCGATCATCCATACCGTCTCGTCGTCTATCGCTCCCGAACCCCCGACCCGCGGCATGCCCGGACCCTTGATCGCGACATCGAGCAGCAGCGCCGCGGCTTGGAACAAGCCGCGGATTCCGTGCGGGAGCAAGAGTTTGCCTGCGAAGCCGACGCCCAGCAAGCCTTGGAATACTGGCTGGAGACGACCCCGCGACCGTGGCATCACGTGTCCGGGGAAGTGGTCGCCGAAACCCGACAGGCGCGCCCCGGACGGCCGCGGAAAGATCCCGCGCCGGGAGAGATCCGCACGATCTGGCGGGTCAGGATCACCATCGGAGCGGTGGATGCGGCACGGCGGCAACAGGAACTTGAATGGCGTAACACCTTTGTCCTCATCACGACGGTGTCGGCCGAGGTATTGCCCCCCGCCGCCTTGTTGGCCGAATACAAAGGCCAGGTGCATGTAGAACGACACTTTCACTTTCTTAAGGATCCGCTGTTTGTCGATGCGCTCTACGTCAAAAAGCCGGAACGCGTGGAAGCGTTGGGGTACGTCCTATTGCTGGCCTGTCTCCTTTATAGCCTCGTGGAGCGGCGCGTGCGCGCCGCGCAAGTGGCGATACCGTCGCCTTCTCGCCGTGTGTTAAAAAACCCCACGGGCCACGAAATTGTGCGTCATCTCGAAAGCCTCCTGGTCACCCGAGATGCGACGGGTAAACGCACCGTGGCATTGCCGTCCATCCTTCATGCGACCTTGGTGGCCATCCTCGATGCCCTCCAGATGCCCATCACCGTGTTCACAGAACCACCCTTGCGGGAGCCACCCAGGGGATAA
- a CDS encoding hypothetical protein (PFAM: Phosphoribosyl-ATP pyrophosphohydrolase~TIGRFAM: DNA binding domain, excisionase family), whose translation MDTSSVITQAEAARRLHVSRTRIQALVKKGKLRAVLVNGKTMIDVQSLNERLVAADSPRPSNKGDLAELLAAVRTFHALNGLILDTGTRQDLLLRLALLQGEVGEIAAVVTKSPIGPHHGFTEADVQRLQEEWADILYVMLGWAVEMGWTVADIQAAFDRVHHKNIYRGSRHTALMRPTKSEQEE comes from the coding sequence ATGGATACGTCTTCTGTCATCACGCAAGCCGAGGCCGCCCGCCGCCTCCATGTTTCTCGAACCCGCATTCAAGCTCTCGTTAAAAAAGGCAAACTTCGGGCCGTGCTGGTCAACGGGAAGACGATGATTGATGTTCAGAGCTTAAACGAGCGTTTAGTGGCCGCTGATTCCCCTCGTCCCTCGAATAAGGGGGATTTGGCCGAATTATTAGCGGCGGTTCGGACCTTTCACGCGCTGAATGGCTTGATCCTTGATACTGGCACGCGACAGGATTTGCTTTTACGGTTGGCTCTCTTGCAAGGCGAGGTTGGAGAAATCGCGGCGGTGGTGACCAAAAGCCCCATTGGCCCCCACCACGGATTTACCGAGGCGGATGTTCAGCGGCTTCAAGAAGAATGGGCGGATATTTTGTACGTCATGTTAGGATGGGCGGTAGAAATGGGATGGACTGTGGCCGATATTCAAGCCGCGTTTGATCGAGTCCATCATAAAAATATCTATCGTGGCTCGCGTCATACGGCCTTGATGCGGCCGACAAAATCTGAACAAGAAGAATAA
- a CDS encoding hypothetical protein (SPTR: Putative uncharacterized protein), translated as MSKSNKTCKTYRIVRFYRDTVQPSRVIKRGLTLEEAQAHCRRDDTHGFDEHGNVVWFDGYEEE; from the coding sequence ATGAGCAAATCGAACAAAACCTGCAAAACCTATCGGATTGTCCGCTTTTATCGGGATACGGTTCAGCCCTCGCGGGTAATTAAGCGAGGATTAACATTGGAAGAAGCCCAGGCACATTGTCGCCGTGACGATACGCACGGATTCGATGAACACGGGAATGTCGTGTGGTTTGATGGATACGAAGAAGAATAG